Proteins from a single region of Mailhella massiliensis:
- a CDS encoding sulfatase-like hydrolase/transferase, whose amino-acid sequence MSKREFDEVTINQVLFHMQLMRDNIVTMPGDFIHVFFWHVKNALLCALTFAFLRETEYGDGARPLCAACCVVLAALWFWVPGSFIDDVFVVVRGVVLAVLLLAALGFAGLLRRASAATQRALCFFSGGWRLAGAWLCVLLYSMYYVNFFTFFQEQAVLGDFYAEGAYVDPRTVKVSGTGKKNLLILYCESIEETFGRSDVMGEDLLAPLRPSIETPDLRIDQMPGADFTIGGIVASQCGIPLKSISILSGNLTGWALDRYLPGALCLGDYLQKDGYHNVYYNGSSGLFSGLNKFFLSHGYEEFMAKEEWIEKKHVDPATMNIWAMYDSDMVDRSIERIDELMAEGRKFSFALSTMDTHEPGFLSPPCVDQGFSENWGGYVKCSLSQVQRLLRHISDKGWEDDFVILVMGDHLARMPEMDGVDLKHVEGRFVLCSLKRDATLVPVREVITHFDLFPSLLAALGFTVEGDRLGFGYNVFSTDVAPEKNYRDTLRKRVLGRSKIYESLWLPEYVKENS is encoded by the coding sequence ATGTCCAAAAGGGAATTCGATGAGGTGACCATCAACCAGGTGCTGTTCCACATGCAGCTCATGCGGGACAACATCGTCACCATGCCGGGAGATTTCATTCATGTGTTTTTCTGGCATGTGAAGAACGCGCTGCTTTGCGCGCTGACCTTCGCCTTTCTTCGTGAGACGGAATACGGGGACGGGGCGCGGCCGCTCTGCGCGGCGTGCTGCGTGGTGCTGGCGGCGCTGTGGTTCTGGGTGCCCGGTTCCTTCATCGACGATGTCTTCGTCGTGGTCCGCGGTGTGGTGCTGGCGGTGCTTCTTCTGGCCGCTCTGGGCTTTGCGGGGCTGCTGCGCCGGGCTTCTGCGGCCACGCAGCGGGCGCTTTGCTTCTTCTCCGGCGGATGGCGGCTTGCGGGCGCATGGCTCTGCGTGCTGTTGTATTCCATGTATTATGTGAACTTCTTTACCTTTTTTCAGGAACAGGCCGTTCTGGGGGATTTTTATGCCGAAGGCGCGTATGTGGACCCCCGCACGGTGAAGGTTTCGGGAACCGGGAAAAAGAATCTGCTTATTCTCTATTGTGAGAGCATAGAGGAAACCTTCGGCAGAAGCGACGTGATGGGAGAAGACCTGCTTGCTCCGCTGCGTCCCTCCATAGAAACGCCCGACCTGCGCATCGATCAGATGCCCGGCGCGGATTTCACCATCGGCGGCATCGTCGCCTCGCAGTGCGGCATTCCGCTCAAGTCCATATCCATCCTGAGCGGCAACCTTACCGGCTGGGCTCTCGACCGGTATCTTCCCGGCGCGCTGTGCCTCGGGGATTATCTGCAGAAGGACGGCTACCACAACGTGTACTACAACGGTTCCAGCGGGCTGTTCTCCGGTCTGAACAAGTTCTTCCTCAGCCACGGCTATGAAGAGTTCATGGCCAAGGAGGAATGGATAGAGAAAAAGCATGTGGACCCGGCCACCATGAACATCTGGGCCATGTACGACAGCGACATGGTGGACCGCAGCATCGAGCGCATTGATGAACTCATGGCGGAAGGCAGGAAGTTCAGCTTCGCCCTTTCCACCATGGATACCCATGAACCGGGCTTCCTTTCTCCGCCGTGCGTGGATCAGGGCTTTTCCGAGAACTGGGGCGGCTATGTGAAGTGTTCCCTCTCTCAGGTGCAGCGTCTGCTCAGACACATCAGCGACAAGGGCTGGGAGGATGATTTCGTCATTCTCGTCATGGGCGATCATCTGGCCAGAATGCCGGAAATGGACGGCGTGGACCTCAAGCATGTGGAAGGACGCTTCGTGCTCTGTTCCCTGAAGCGGGATGCGACGCTTGTGCCCGTGCGGGAAGTAATCACGCATTTCGACCTTTTCCCCTCGCTGCTCGCCGCTTTGGGATTTACCGTGGAAGGCGACAGGCTGGGCTTCGGCTACAACGTTTTTTCCACGGATGTTGCGCCGGAAAAGAACTATCGTGATACGCTGCGGAAAAGAGTGCTCGGGCGCAGCAAAATATACGAAAGCCTGTGGCTGCCGGAGTATGTCAAAGAAAACAGTTGA